The genome window ATCCATTCCTGGCTCATGCCACCTCTACCCCGCGAATGCGCGCGACGTCCTTCAGAAACTCGCTGATCGCCTGCAACAGCATCAGGAAGAACCCAAGGATCATGATCGATTTGATCGGCCACATGTAAGGCCGCCACGCGGTTGATGAACGTTCCAGGAAGCCCAGCTTTTCAGCCGCCGCCTCCGGCCCGCCGGTCAGCAGGCTCCCGCCGAGTTCGCCGAAAAACTGGATCGGCTCGCGCCCGAAATAGCCGACCGAATAAGCGGTGGAGCCCAGCGCCCCCCAAAGCAGAACGCAAAGATAGAAGATCAGGAAGAAGATCGTGAAGGCATCAAACCAGGCCTTCTTGCGAT of Paracoccaceae bacterium contains these proteins:
- a CDS encoding TRAP transporter small permease subunit; protein product: MPRVFLSYIRLVDGLNRRVGRFIMYGIFALMAILLWSSISKTFFNPSLWTLELAQFAMVTYYILGGPYSIQLGSNVRMDLFYGEWDDRKKAWFDAFTIFFLIFYLCVLLWGALGSTAYSVGYFGREPIQFFGELGGSLLTGGPEAAAEKLGFLERSSTAWRPYMWPIKSIMILGFFLMLLQAISEFLKDVARIRGVEVA